A region from the Aegilops tauschii subsp. strangulata cultivar AL8/78 chromosome 5, Aet v6.0, whole genome shotgun sequence genome encodes:
- the LOC109784268 gene encoding probable purine permease 5, which yields MEKDGDGGDGLRHHAIRLPLTAMEGSDSEITSNGGPSVSLRQKASSLMASSAAAYRSKPASFWALLALSGGAMLTAFPAASLLSRLYYNGGGQSKWILSWSAVAGWPIPALLLLPCYLFGDASPTWPPSPWLCFWYALLGLLSAADNLMYAWAYEYLPASTASLVAASSLAFSAVFGRLIVGKKNRIGLSTLNAIVVITAGVVIIALDSGSDRYPGITGRQYALGFALDVAGSALHGLIFALSELVFDKHLSNGGDGAAATRFHVVLEQQAAVSLSAFAFTSAGLAATDGFAAMRREAAGFTAAGGGAAGYAMVVGWSAATFQLGVLGATGVVYLGSTVLAGVLNAVRVPLTSVAAVVWFHDPMSGFKILSLVITVWGFGSYMVGHSSAKKTARERGSSPQQHRRQNQIRS from the exons ATGGAGaaggacggcgacggcggcgatggcCTCCGCCACCACGCCATCCGGCTCCCGCTCACAG CAATGGAGGGCTCGGACTCGGAGATCACCAGCAACGGAGGACCAAGCGTCTCGCTGCGCCAGAAAGCGTCTTCGCTCatggcctcctcggcggcggcgtACCGCAGCAAGCCCGCCTCCTTCTGGGCGCTCCTCGCGCTCAGCGGCGGCGCGATGCTCACGGCGTTCCCGGCGGCCAGCCTGCTCTCGCGGCTCTACTACAACGGCGGCGGCCAGAGCAAGTGGATCCTCTCCTGGTCCGCCGTCGCCGGCTGGCCCATCCCGGCGCTGCTCCTGCTCCCCTGCTACCTCTTCGGCGACGCGTCGCCGACGTGGCCGCCGTCGCCGTGGCTCTGCTTCTGGTACGCCCTGCTCGGCCTGCTCAGCGCCGCCGACAACCTCATGTACGCCTGGGCCTACGAGTACCTGCCGGCGTCCACGGCGTCCCTCGTCGCCGCGTCGTCGCTCGCCTTCTCCGCCGTGTTCGGCCGCCTCATCGTGGGGAAGAAGAACAGGATAGGCCTGTCCACGCTGAACGCCATCGTGGTGATCACCGCCGGCGTGGTGATCATCGCGCTGGACTCGGGGTCCGACCGGTACCCGGGGATCACGGGCCGGCAGTACGCGCTCGGGTTCGCGCTGGACGTGGCCGGGTCGGCGCTCCACGGCCTCATCTTCGCGCTCTCGGAGCTCGTCTTCGACAAGCACCTCAGCAACGGCGGAGACGGTGCCGCCGCGACCCGCTTCCACGTGGTGCTGGAGCAGCAGGCGGCCGTGTCGCTGAGCGCGTTCGCGTTCACGTCGGCGGGGCTGGCGGCGACAGACGGGTTCGCGGCGATGCGGCGGGAGGCCGCGGGGTTCACTGCCgcagggggaggggcggcggggtaCGCGATGGTGGTGGGGTGGTCGGCGGCGACGTTCCAGCTGGGGGTGCTGGGGGCGACGGGGGTGGTGTACCTGGGGTCGACGGTGCTGGCCGGCGTGCTGAACGCGGTGAGGGTGCCGCTGACGAGCGTGGCGGCGGTGGTGTGGTTCCACGACCCCATGAGCGGCTTCAAGATCCTGTCGCTGGTGATCACCGTGTGGGGGTTCGGGTCATACATGGTCGGCCACTCGTCGGCCAAGAAGACGGCCAGAGAGAGAGGTTCGTCTCCACAACAACATAGGCGGCAGAATCAAATTAGGAGCTGA
- the LOC109784269 gene encoding cleavage and polyadenylation specificity factor subunit 3-I codes for MASVATAPPAGKRPASGGREGDHMVVTPLGAGGEVGRSCVHMSFKGRTVLFDCGIHPAYSGMAALPYFDEIDPSAIDVLLVTHFHLDHAASLPYFLEKTTFKGRVFMTHATKAIYRLLLSDYVKVSKVSVEDMLFDEQDIIRSMDKIEVIDFHQTLEVNGIRFWCYTAGHVLGAAMFMVDIAGVRILYTGDYSREEDRHLKAAEVPQFSPDICIIESTYGVQQHQPRHVREKRFTDAIHNTVSQGGRVLIPAYALGRAQELLLILDEYWSNHPELHKIPIYYASPLAKKCMAVYQTYINSMNERIRNQFAQSNPFHFKHIEPLNNIDNFHDVGPSVVMASPGSLQSGLSRQLFDKWCTDKKNACVISGFAVEGSLVKTIINEPREVTLANGLTAPLHMQIFYISFSAHADFPQTSGFLDELRPPNIILVHGGANEMGRLKQKLITQFDGTNTKIVSPKNCQSVEMYFSSEKMAKIVGRLAEKVPEAEESVSGLLVKKGFTYQIMAPEDLRVYTQLSTTNITQRISVPYSGSFEVIKYRLKQIYESVESSTKEPDVPTLIVHERVTIRLESESYVTLQWSSDSISDMVSDSVVATILNIGREGPKAVPIEAAAKTEEETEKVVQKVVYALMVSLFGDVKFAEEGKLVISVDGDVAHLDGRSGDVECENAALKERVSTAFRRIQGAVRPIPLSAS; via the exons ATGGCATCCGTGGCGACGGCGCCGCCGGCGGGGAAGCGGCCGGCGTCGGGAGGGCGGGAGGGCGACCACATGGTGGTCACGCCGCTGGGCGCCGGCGGCGAGGTCGGCCGCTCCTGCGTCCACATGTCCTTCAAGGGCCGCACCGTCCTC TTCGACTGCGGCATCCACCCGGCCTACTCCGGCATGGCGGCGCTGCCCTACTTCGACGAGATCGACCCCTCCGCCATCGACGTCCTCCTCGTCACCCA CTTCCACTTGGACCACGCAGCCTCGCTGCCCTACTTCCTCGAGAAG ACGACGTTCAAGGGCCGCGTGTTCATGACCCACGCCACCAAGGCCATCTACAGGCTGCTGCTCTCGGATTACGTCAAGGTCAGCAAGGTGTCGGTGGAGGACATGCTGTTTGATGAGCAGGACATCATTCGTTCCATGGACAAGATCGAG GTCATAGACTTCCACCAAACACTGGAAGTTAATGGCATACGCTTCTGGTGCTATACTGCTGGCCATGTACTTGGTGCTGCCATGTTCATGGTGGATATTGCTGGTGTTCGCATTCTGTACACTGGTGACTACTCCCGTGAAGAAGACCGACACCTGAAAGCTGCTGAGGTCCCCCAGTTCTCCCCTGATATTTGCATTATCGAGTCAACTTATGGTGTGCAGCAACACCAACCCCGCCATGTCAGAGAGAAGCGCTTCACGGATGCCATCCACAACACTGTTTCTCAAGGGGGGCGTGTTCTTATCCCGGCATATGCTCTTGGTAGAGCACAGGAGCTGTTGCTTATCCTGGATGAGTATTGGTCTAACCACCCAGAGCTCCATAAGATTCCAATCTATTACGCCTCCCCCCTTGCGAAGAAGTGCATGGCTGTCTACCAGACATACATAAACTCCATGAATGAAAGGATTAGGAACCAGTTTGCACAATCCAATCCCTTCCATTTCAAGCATATTGAGCCTTTAAATAACATAGACAACTTCCATGATGTGGGTCCGTCCGTGGTGATGGCAAGTCCAGGTAGTCTCCAAAGTGGCCTCTCCAGGCAGCTCTTTGACAAGTGGTGCACAGATAAGAAGAACGCATGCGTCATTTCAGGTTTTGCTGTAGAAGGCTCCCTTGTGAAGACCATTATCAACGAGCCAAGAGAAGTGACGTTAGCAAATGGGCTCACTGCTCCTCTTCATATGCAGATCTTCTACATCTCCTTTTCAGCCCATGCTGATTTCCCACAGACGAGCGGCTTCTTGGATGAGCTTCGTCCACCCAACATTATTCTTGTACACGGAGGGGCAAATGAGATGGGGAGGCTTAAACAGAAACTTATTACTCAGTTTGATGGAACAAACACTAAAATCGTCTCTCCCAAGAACTGCCAATCAGTGGAGATGTATTTCAGCTCTGAGAAAATGGCCAAGATAGTTGGCAGACTGGCAGAAAAGGTACCAGAAGCGGAAGAATCAGTTAGTGGCTTACTCGTCAAGAAGGGCTTCACGTATCAGATCATGGCCCCTGAGGATCTCCGTGTGTACACACAGTTATCTACTACTAACATTACTCAGCGGATCTCCGTCCCGTATTCTGGTTCTTTTGAAGTCATCAAGTACAGGCTGAAGCAGATATACGAGAGTGTGGAATCATCAACCAAGGAACCTGATGTTCCAACGTTGATTGTTCACGAGAGGGTGACCATTCGCCTGGAATCAGAAAGCTATGTTACGCTGCAGTGGTCCTCTGATTCCATAAGTGACATGGTGTCCGATTCTGTTGTGGCCACGATCTTGAACATAGGCCGTGAAGGCCCAAAGGCTGTTCCGATCGAAGCAGCAGCAAAGACAGAAGAAGAAACGGAGAAGGTGGTGCAGAAGGTAGTATATGCTCTCATGGTGTCGCTCTTCGGTGATGTTAAATTCGCAGAGGAAGGGAAGCTTGTTATATCCGTGGATGGAGACGTCGCGCATTTGGACGGGAGGAGTGGTGATGTCGAGTGTGAAAATGCTGCACTGAAAGAAAGGGTCAGCACTGCATTCCGCCGGATACAGGGCGCGGTGAGACCAATCCCACTTTCGGCATCCTGA